The window tgccatactatatACATTTGACAGAAGGAGTAAACAATAGATTCAAGAGCCCTAATTTTGGAGACAAGATAGTCTAAAAGCCCAAGTAGAAGGTATGAGGTAATACTAATATCACTTCCTCTACCTTACGTGTTGTGCTTCAAacttttaacttatttattctaAGAAATAATAGCTGTGGATACTAAGCATCTCCTGTCCAACAGGCAATATTAATTGCTACAGAGATAAATAGTCCTGCCTCTGGATCTTTTCTTACTAatgcttcttttttatgtttatgaCTTCAGGGATCTTATACACTGTCTTTTGTGGAGACCTTCCTTTCATTATCTCTGGAATTGAACACTTGTCTGACTATAATAAGGCATCTGATTACTGAGGTTCCTTCCATTGTCAATGTTGTTTCAGCATAAAGAGAGGACTTGCTCCATAAATGACAAACACCATAGATGAAAGTAGGAGCAGGACTGAAATGCATTTTGGATAAAGTAAAGATAGTGTGAGAAGCAAAGCAAATTGAAAATAGAAGCTTCCTTTTGATAGTGGATGGTTGTCATAATTAGGGAAAGTCATTAATGTAACTGGTACAAAGGAGCAGGATTTTATAACATTACAGCTAGAACATGGATTTTAACATATCCCTAAAGATAGCTTTCAGAAATGCATTTcccttctgaaagaaaatataactttaaaactCATCATATTTTCGTTACATTTGCTTTTAAAGCTTAAAACATAGCACATTTTTCTTAGAAGGCTAAATGGCTTACATATATGCTTGATAAATTCTAGTtaagtaaagagaaaaggaaaagataaagctAACATctctaataattatttaataaatactcatgaTTTACCTAGATTAGTAACTTTAATCATATTCTTCTGTCATAATATAACAGTTTTGAAAATTCAGAGTATTATACTCCAAAGTTGTCAGGTGTAAGGTCATGCTATTAACAATCATAATCTTTAAGTAGGTATGAGTGTCTGGCAGTTTGTGAAAGAATGCAATAAAAGTAGAGGTTAAATGtgaaaaagaacaggaaattgTGCAAAGGAAGAGAGGCATTACTTTATTATGATTATGTAATCATCCTATTTTACATAAGGATATATGGCACTGCGTGTGACGCAGTGGTATTCCAGGTATGGATTCTAGGGCAACATAAACCTTTATTTGGGACTTCTGCTTCAAATCCTCAGTAAAAGTTCTGCTGGATTATATATGACACTAAAAGTTGTTTCAGTACATGGAAGGAGACACTCTCTTTAGtctgtcaagaaaatctgagCACAGTGTTTGTCCTCCTGCAAATTTCTTCAAAATGATTAGGTACTTGGGAGACTGTAAGAATGAAACTAGTGAGTATAGATATCTTATGGACTTCTGATCCATGTCAGCCTCTGAATGCTCTTCAGATAGTAAATGAGAATACCTAGAATTGCATGAAATGGTTCAGAGTCAAAGGGATGTCAGAGAGGAGGCCAGGGAGAGAGAATGCTAATTTGGACAAGAGTCCCTCTTACATAAAATATCTAGAGTTAATTTGGTGAAACATCGAGTAAAATTTAGTAAATTTGGGTGGTGCAATGGAAGGAATGTCAGTCCTGTTGTCAGAATCACTtgctcttcatgagttcaaatctggtctcagacacttactgagtgaccttgggcatcACTTAATATTGTTTCCCTccatttctcatctgaaaatgagctggataaggaaatggcaaagcatttcaATATCTCTGCCCAAAAACTCCAggtaaggtcacaaagagtctaaCATGActgtaaaataacaaaaacaaaagtaactcAGCAACAAAAGGTCCTACCACATGTAGAGCACTGTGCCAGGCAATGGAATAGATACACAGATTAAGTTATAGTCCCTAATCCCAAGAAGTTAGAGCCCAGAGAGGggttattaaatatatttaactgaatcaaatgcaaaaatgttaTCTGTGAAATAAGAGTAAAAATGAGTAGAGACCATTTAGAAAGAGTTGTGTAACAACATctgaaaggaaaaaccaaaaaagtcaagaagaaagTAATATAAGTATAAGAAATCAATGGTGAATTCTGATGCTAGAAATGTGActggtttttaaatatattttataatatgtacTATGTAAGGACATGTAAGtctcacagaatttttttttccttttgacaaagaaaaagaagtgttAACATGAACACTTTTGATAGTCAACTGACTTGCATATAAAAATACGTGAAAATCTTCCtgccaattcccaaatttcttaagaGTGGGcacaaaatgtgaaaaaaagtAGATAATTAAGGCTTTAAACATAAGATTTGAGTCAAGAAGAGCTGATAGAGATCATAGTAAATTTAGATTAAACAAGAAGTAAGGGGAAGGACTTAAGTAGAAACACAATTTTCtggtctcttttcttctcttttacctatttccctcatcagagaaagcagttcttttcattctttctggtGGTCATAGAAGCAAATTTTACTTTGTCCCAAAAAAAGACTGGGGAACTATATGTCAAAATATACCAAGAGGAACTAGGACTCTATTGAACCCAGAATATGATGCTAATTCCATTCTATTGGCAGAATAGGTTTTGTGATATTTTATAGACATTGTAAATAAATTAGTCTTAACTACAGTGACTTATTTCTATGCCCTTGGATATTTATACTATACTAGATACTAGCAAAAATTTATGTTTACAAATATTCACCAATATCTCTTagtcttgctttctctctttccagcaAATTCATGTGTTTAGTGCATGGATATTGAATCTACCGGATACTGTTATTTTAAAAGTACCAATAATTCCTAGGTCTAGAAAACCAATGATGGGTTAAAATCTATTCATAGActtgtgtgtggatgtgtgtgtaaAACACTGCTATGTTGAAAGCAAGAGTGATTTGGATACCACTTTGGAGATGTGTAAAATCTGACTTGGATACttgatatttacatttatattcatgTGTTAAATATAGGATTCTCAAaagctaaaataatattttaattcactGTAGTATGATAAAGTAATAACTTGTCTTCTTGTTTGAAATATTGTAGGTAGAAGATAGAGAACAAATGGAAAGACACAATAAGACCTCTGTGACTATGTTTTTCCTTCATGGTCTTGCTGGTTACCCTgtcttttatttggttttctttctgttATGCCTTATCATGTACATTGTGATCCTATTGGGCAACAGTTTTCTCATTACAATCATCATTCTGGACTCTCATCTCCATACTCCTATGTATTTCTTCCTCAGTAATCTCTCATTTCTGGACATCTGCTATACATCGGCTTCTATTCCCTTGTTACTTGTTAACTTCCTTTCAGAGGAAAAATCTATTTCCTTCACTGGATGTGGACTACAGATGTTCTTTTCCTTTGCCATGGGATCCACAGAGTGTGTGCTCCTTTCTGTAATGGCATTTGATCGTTATGCAGCCATTTGCAACCCTCTGAGATATACAATTATCATGAACAAAGGGCTTTCTGTGAAGATGGTGACTGGTTGTTGGATGGCAGGTGGGTTGACTTCAGTGATACAAACCTCCCTAGCTATGCGTTTGACATTTTGTGGGAATGTCATTGACTATCTCACATGTGAGATCCTGGCTGTGTTGAAATTGGCCTGTGAAGATATTTCCCTCAATGTGATTATGATGGTGatatcaaatatttttgtaatagtGACTCCAGTGGTATTCATATTTATCTCCTACTTATTCATCCTTGTTACCATCTTGAGAATCAATTCTgttgagggaaggaaaaaagcctTTTCCACCTGCTCTTCCCATCTGACTGTAGTGATTATGTTTTATGGGACCATCCTCTTTATGTACATGAAGCCAAAATCCAAAAACTCCTATGCAACGGATGAGCTGATTGCTCTCTTCTATGCTGTGGTCATTCCTATGCTGAATCCCATCATTTACAGTCTGAGGAACAAGGATGTGAAAGATGCTGTGAAAAAGCTCAGCAAAAATATCCTCTCACAGAGAACATGAGAGACTGTAATATACCAAtcatataaggaaaagaaaaaataacttcccACATTCAGAATCCACTTTTCAAAGCCTGGTTGTTTCTCTTCTGTACTGAACCACTTCACCATAATCATCTATGATAAGGAATAATCATGGAGGGGACTATACTGAAAAATAtacaatatgaaatttttttctgtttggaaaGATAAAGGATTTAAGATTTGCATTAGTAGAACTATGATGATAAAGCTAAAAACAAGTAGGTAGAAGTTGAAAGCAATGCTAGACAAAATTTCCCAGTAATCAGAACTTCATTGGAGTGGAATGGATGGCATTGAGAAGTTATGTTTCCCCTCACTTAAGACCTCCAAGTAGAATTAATTAACCACATATTGGGTTTGTTAGAAGTGTTGAAGGAGAAGTTTCTTTTACATATGGggtggactaaatgacttctgagataataataatgatgattatagctaccatttctctatttttaaaagattaataaatagtTTACACAATTTAtcatatttgattctcacatcaCTCATGGGAGGAAGGTGTGAATTGTACCAAACTGCAAAGATTCAAGAAGTTAAATACTTGCTTAGGTCACAAATTGGgtaaaaatttaaagtaagatttaaacttaagatattcctgacttcaagtacAACATGCTATCAATGCAGGATATAGATGCACAGATTCAATACAATTTCCATATTTTGTGATATTCTAAATTTCTTTAAGTGAGAAATCACTCTATAAATTGACCTCACTTAATTTATCCAACATTCTTCTTGCTTCTATATAATCATAAACAAAAAGATTGTACTGTTAGTTTTGTTTCAtcattaatctctctctctctctctctgtctctcagtctctttgtttctgtcactGTCTCcctgtgtttgtttgtttgtgtagagggaaaaggagaaaagggaaagggtaggctaaataaaagagaaaacagaaatagtaggagaaaggtataaaaaaggatAAGGAATCTAAAGGtagagggctgcttgaggcaagtagtgcccctaagtaaaatactggggattagggaaaggggaaaggaaagagaaaagtataatttaggGTTAATAAGaggacaggaaatacagaattagtagttttaactgtaaatgtgagtggactgaactctcccataaaacataagcacagagcagactgaattaaaagccagaatcctacaatatgttgtttacaagaaacacatttaaaacagagtgatacatacaaagtaaaggtaaaagactgaggcagaatttattatgcttcaggtgaagtgtaaaaaaaaaaaaaaaaaagcagggatatccatcctgatctcagatcaagtaaaagcaaaaattgatgtaattaaaagagataaagaaggaaactatatcttgtcagagggtatcatagataatgaagcaatatcaatactaaacatatatgcaccaaatgtatagcatggaaattcctaatgGAGAACTTAAGAgagctacaaaaagaaataaacagaaaaactgTAATACTGAGAggtctcaaacttgctctctcagaagaAGATAagtcaaatcacaaaataaataagaaagaagttaaagaggtcaatagaatcctagaaaagtaagatagacctttggagaaaattgaatggagatagaaaggagtacattttcttctcagcagtacatggaacctatacaaaaattgaccatatattaggacataaagatctcaaaattaaatgcagaaaggcagaaatagtgaatgcatgtttttttcagatcacaatgcaatgaaaattacattcaataaaaggccaggggaaatagatcaaaaagtaaatggaaactaaataatctcatcctaaaaatgaatgggtgaaacagaaaatcatagacacaataaattatttcagccaagagaataaaattaatgagacaacatgctaaaatttatggaatgcagccaaagagataataaggggaaattttatctttctagatgcttacttgcataaaatagagaaagagaagattaattaattggtcttgcaactaaaaaagccagaaaaaaacaaattaaaaacccccaatcaaataccaaatttaaaattctaaaaataaatggagagattaataaaaattaaaagtaaaaaaaattgttgaattaataaataaaattgagttggttttatgaaaaaaccaacaaaatagataaagctttagttaatttgattagaaaacggaaagaggaaaatcaaattgttagtctcaaaaatgaaaaaggagaactatcTCCCAATGAAGACGAAATTAGAGCACTTATTAGGACttgctttgcccaactttatgtcaataaatttgacaacctaaataaaatggaggaatacctacaaaaatgtagattgcctggattaacaaaagaggaaataaattacttaaatagtcccattttagaaaaagaaatagaacaagctattaattaactcccaaagaaaaaatccccagaacagatggatttacatgagaattctaccaaacatttaaagaacaattaactccaatactatgtaaactatatgaaaaaaaaatagggaatggaggactcttaccaaatttctttta of the Sarcophilus harrisii chromosome 1, mSarHar1.11, whole genome shotgun sequence genome contains:
- the LOC100920372 gene encoding olfactory receptor 13D1-like; amino-acid sequence: MERHNKTSVTMFFLHGLAGYPVFYLVFFLLCLIMYIVILLGNSFLITIIILDSHLHTPMYFFLSNLSFLDICYTSASIPLLLVNFLSEEKSISFTGCGLQMFFSFAMGSTECVLLSVMAFDRYAAICNPLRYTIIMNKGLSVKMVTGCWMAGGLTSVIQTSLAMRLTFCGNVIDYLTCEILAVLKLACEDISLNVIMMVISNIFVIVTPVVFIFISYLFILVTILRINSVEGRKKAFSTCSSHLTVVIMFYGTILFMYMKPKSKNSYATDELIALFYAVVIPMLNPIIYSLRNKDVKDAVKKLSKNILSQRT